The Deltaproteobacteria bacterium genome has a window encoding:
- the asnB gene encoding asparagine synthase (glutamine-hydrolyzing): MCGIAGILSSDGPVDRQALRRMTEALRHRGPDDDRVVIMEDRVGFGHARLSIIDLAGGRQPMASHDRRFWITYNGEIYNYRSLRARLREMGCSFRTDSDTEVVLEAFRTYGSRSVHELDGMYAFAIWDSREQLLFAARDPFGKKPFYHVESPDGTWFFASEIKALLASQSIRGVVDYGALDDYLRLSYIPPHRTIYRNISVLPPGHHLTRQRGRSILERYWTPEFGCPGGPDAPEPEMVERLRILVTEAVKKRTLASDVPVGAFLSGGLDSSTVVALMSRLSERPVKTFTVGFGKWVNELPLANAVARRYGTEHHGIQLDVDAADLLVEMGRTYDEPFGDSSSIPTFLISRFAGQEVKVVLTGDGGDELFGGYTWWYGPLIMAERVDRSVRAESRRRMRLRLSRNLKRIPALGGFFEAAYRRLLRESSAARLARDFQDPWDRHLAQMTHFGQEERASLWRYGDKRSPTDFEMWRPQAGEGIDRALYLDACLYLPGDILRKVDRAAMANSLEVRAPLLDRRLAEFAFSLPHTVKFNNGTSKYLFRKAFSHLLPESLLHQPKLGFGGPVAQWLRSDRVRQLSHDLINSPGAPLWGVLKRDALLRHFDRFYKEGIRSEAYRVWGLLCLLVWEREWSGHQQWT; the protein is encoded by the coding sequence ATGTGTGGAATTGCCGGAATACTGTCCAGTGACGGACCTGTTGACAGGCAGGCCCTCCGGCGCATGACAGAGGCTCTCCGCCACCGGGGTCCTGACGATGACCGTGTCGTCATCATGGAGGACCGCGTCGGTTTCGGTCATGCCCGTCTCTCGATCATCGATTTGGCCGGAGGCAGACAGCCCATGGCATCGCATGACCGGAGATTCTGGATAACCTATAACGGCGAGATATACAACTACCGGAGCCTGCGGGCTCGGCTCCGGGAAATGGGCTGCTCTTTCCGCACGGATTCCGACACGGAGGTCGTGCTGGAGGCCTTTCGCACCTATGGTTCCCGATCCGTGCACGAGCTCGACGGGATGTATGCCTTCGCCATCTGGGACAGCCGGGAGCAACTCCTCTTTGCCGCCCGTGATCCCTTTGGCAAGAAGCCCTTCTATCATGTAGAGTCCCCGGACGGGACCTGGTTTTTCGCCTCGGAGATCAAAGCCCTTCTTGCCTCCCAATCGATCCGGGGGGTGGTGGATTACGGGGCCCTCGACGACTATCTGAGGCTCTCCTACATTCCACCCCACCGGACGATCTACAGAAACATCTCGGTCCTGCCTCCCGGCCATCATCTTACTCGACAACGGGGGAGATCGATTCTGGAAAGGTACTGGACACCGGAATTCGGCTGTCCGGGCGGGCCCGATGCCCCTGAACCCGAGATGGTTGAAAGGCTCCGGATTCTTGTCACAGAGGCGGTCAAGAAACGGACGCTCGCCTCCGACGTACCTGTGGGGGCTTTTCTCAGCGGGGGACTGGATTCATCGACGGTCGTTGCCCTTATGAGCCGGCTGTCAGAAAGGCCCGTGAAGACCTTCACAGTGGGGTTCGGCAAATGGGTAAACGAGCTCCCCCTTGCAAATGCTGTGGCCCGTCGATACGGGACCGAGCACCATGGGATCCAGCTCGATGTGGATGCGGCCGACCTGCTCGTCGAAATGGGGAGGACCTATGATGAACCCTTTGGCGATTCGTCGAGTATCCCCACCTTCCTGATCTCGAGATTCGCGGGGCAGGAAGTGAAGGTGGTCCTGACAGGGGACGGGGGGGACGAGCTCTTCGGGGGATACACCTGGTGGTACGGCCCCTTGATCATGGCCGAGAGGGTCGACCGATCCGTGAGGGCGGAATCCCGGAGAAGGATGAGGCTGAGACTTTCGAGAAACCTCAAGAGAATTCCGGCTCTGGGTGGTTTTTTCGAGGCCGCGTACAGGCGCCTGCTGAGGGAATCATCGGCTGCCCGGCTGGCCCGGGATTTTCAGGACCCCTGGGATCGCCATCTGGCCCAGATGACTCACTTCGGCCAAGAGGAGCGGGCTTCCCTGTGGAGGTACGGTGACAAGAGGTCTCCCACCGATTTCGAGATGTGGCGTCCCCAGGCGGGTGAGGGAATCGACAGGGCCTTGTATCTCGACGCCTGCCTTTATCTTCCAGGTGACATTCTCCGCAAAGTCGACCGTGCTGCCATGGCGAACTCCCTCGAGGTTCGGGCCCCTCTGCTCGACAGGAGGCTTGCGGAGTTCGCCTTCTCCCTGCCACACACGGTGAAGTTTAACAACGGAACGAGCAAGTACCTCTTCCGAAAAGCCTTTTCCCACCTTCTCCCGGAATCTCTCTTGCACCAGCCCAAGCTGGGATTCGGAGGACCTGTTGCGCAATGGCTGAGAAGTGACAGGGTCCGGCAACTCAGCCACGATCTGATCAATTCCCCTGGTGCCCCCCTCTGGGGCGTACTCAAAAGGGATGCCCTGCTCAGGCATTTCGACCGGTTCTACAAGGAGGGGATAAGGTCCGAAGCCTACCGGGTGTGGGGGCT
- a CDS encoding N-acetylneuraminate synthase family protein, with the protein MAERVRIGDRLVGDGEPCFVVAEIGINHNGDLDTARKLISAAVLAGCDAVKFQKRTVEVVYTPEELARPRENPFGETNGDLKRGLELGWDEYGAIDDFCRLNRIMWYASCWDEESVDFIARFDPPCFKIASACLSDDDLLRHHRLYGKPIILSTGMSTLEQIDHAVEILGTGDLILMHCTSTYPAKPEELNLKAIQTLKEHYGVPVGYSGHEVGLPTSLAASALGACMIERHITLDRAMWGSDQAASVEPHGLARLVREIRAIEAAMGDGVKRIFESELPVMRKLRRVG; encoded by the coding sequence ATGGCAGAGAGGGTGAGGATAGGAGACCGGTTGGTCGGTGATGGTGAGCCCTGTTTTGTGGTGGCCGAGATCGGCATAAACCACAACGGAGACCTGGACACCGCGAGAAAGCTGATCTCGGCGGCCGTGCTGGCCGGTTGTGACGCGGTCAAGTTTCAGAAGCGCACGGTAGAGGTGGTCTACACACCGGAGGAGCTGGCCAGGCCGAGAGAAAACCCCTTTGGAGAGACCAACGGAGACCTCAAGCGCGGACTGGAACTGGGCTGGGATGAGTACGGGGCGATCGACGATTTCTGCAGGCTCAACCGGATCATGTGGTATGCTTCGTGCTGGGACGAAGAATCTGTCGATTTTATCGCCCGATTCGACCCTCCCTGCTTCAAGATAGCCTCTGCCTGCCTGTCCGACGACGACCTGCTCCGCCATCACCGGCTCTATGGAAAACCGATCATCCTCTCCACGGGTATGAGCACATTGGAACAGATCGACCATGCGGTTGAGATCCTCGGCACCGGGGATCTGATCCTGATGCACTGCACCTCCACCTATCCGGCCAAACCAGAGGAGCTCAACCTGAAGGCCATCCAGACACTCAAGGAGCATTACGGCGTTCCTGTGGGATATTCAGGCCACGAAGTCGGCCTCCCGACTTCCCTGGCCGCTTCCGCGCTGGGGGCGTGCATGATCGAAAGGCACATAACCCTGGACAGGGCAATGTGGGGAAGCGACCAGGCCGCTTCGGTGGAGCCTCACGGGTTGGCCCGGCTGGTGCGCGAGATCCGTGCCATCGAGGCCGCCATGGGAGACGGGGTGAAACGGATCTTTGAGAGCGAACTGCCCGTCATGAGGAAGCTCCGCAGGGTGGGGTAG
- a CDS encoding SDR family oxidoreductase — translation MHGVLQNRNCFLTGATGGLGRCIALQMAGESCNLFLTSRSTSRLKALKRELESAGGGEKVGIGLASGDLNRIEDVERIIRSAKNRFDHIDILINCAGVFPVKSLFRSRLSDFDTCFNVNVRAPFLFSKAFSPGMARRGWGRIVNIGSSSAYQGFGETGIYCASKHALLGLSRSLHEELKGENVRTFCISPGSIKTEMGRKVRGQSYDSFIDPREVARFVAFVISFDGEMISQEIRLNRMKTR, via the coding sequence ATGCACGGGGTATTGCAAAATAGGAACTGTTTCCTCACGGGTGCCACAGGCGGACTGGGACGGTGCATCGCTCTGCAGATGGCCGGCGAGTCTTGCAATCTCTTTCTCACCTCCAGGAGCACCAGCAGGCTCAAGGCCCTCAAGAGGGAGTTGGAATCCGCCGGAGGGGGGGAAAAGGTGGGGATCGGTCTTGCTTCAGGAGACCTCAACCGCATCGAAGATGTCGAGAGGATCATCAGAAGTGCAAAAAACCGGTTTGACCACATCGACATTCTGATAAACTGCGCGGGTGTCTTCCCCGTGAAAAGCCTGTTCAGATCGAGGCTGAGTGATTTCGACACCTGTTTCAACGTCAATGTCAGAGCCCCCTTTCTCTTCTCGAAGGCCTTTTCTCCTGGGATGGCAAGGAGGGGATGGGGGAGGATAGTCAACATAGGCTCTTCCTCCGCCTATCAGGGTTTCGGTGAAACCGGAATCTACTGCGCCTCGAAGCACGCACTCCTCGGCCTTTCGAGATCCCTCCATGAGGAGCTCAAGGGGGAGAATGTAAGGACTTTCTGCATCTCTCCTGGTTCCATAAAGACCGAGATGGGAAGAAAGGTGAGAGGGCAGAGCTATGATTCCTTCATCGATCCCCGGGAGGTCGCCCGATTCGTCGCCTTTGTCATCTCCTTTGACGGGGAGATGATTTCCCAAGAGATCAGGTTGAACAGGATGAAGACCCGATGA
- a CDS encoding polysaccharide pyruvyl transferase family protein codes for MRVFFVGDNSDNPNWGCRSTSLALRRMVEESGGEIAHTLFWSRMGKRDRYVPGKVPRLIEHLLGAAVDSIPRARGTVKLIARRAFGSTWDRISGAHDTVPRSFAEFEPFAEKVIKDEIFQPERRALEECDLVVINGEGSIYDTQRTGRMNLFIAYLAKRHFGKPCILVNHTADIGNECMAEMVSRVYPLLDDIVFREHLSAEKCSAFVRGDNSTLGADAAFTYRPAKNPAWSCVAAREGYFSVWPDSASGFNPLEPYVCVGGSSIYLRPDRPQYDPVPGFIALCEMLQKKVGQVLLTAPCTTDEKIFRPISRELHLPLIGLATPTQQAVDILGHARAYVSGRWHPSIFALTGGTPIVTLTANTFKTDALNRQAGLEGQTFDALKLHEEIEPIVELTRTYVTQGEALRRRLRNRVRSLSKLAWRNVRYLRDSMT; via the coding sequence ATGAGGGTTTTCTTTGTCGGTGACAATTCGGACAACCCCAATTGGGGGTGTCGGTCAACGAGTCTTGCCCTACGTAGAATGGTGGAGGAGTCGGGGGGAGAGATAGCCCATACCTTGTTTTGGAGCCGCATGGGGAAAAGGGATCGTTACGTGCCGGGGAAGGTTCCCCGGCTTATTGAGCATCTTCTTGGAGCCGCCGTCGATTCTATTCCCAGGGCAAGGGGCACGGTCAAGCTCATCGCTCGGAGGGCCTTCGGCTCAACGTGGGATCGGATCTCCGGCGCACACGATACGGTGCCCCGCTCCTTTGCAGAATTCGAACCCTTCGCCGAAAAGGTGATCAAGGATGAGATCTTTCAACCGGAGCGCCGGGCACTGGAGGAGTGTGACCTGGTTGTCATAAACGGTGAGGGAAGCATTTACGACACCCAACGAACGGGTCGGATGAATCTCTTTATCGCATATCTTGCAAAACGCCACTTCGGCAAGCCCTGTATCCTCGTGAACCACACGGCAGACATCGGCAATGAATGCATGGCCGAAATGGTATCGCGTGTCTACCCCCTTTTGGATGATATCGTATTCAGGGAGCATCTTTCCGCCGAGAAATGTTCGGCTTTTGTCAGAGGAGATAACTCCACCCTTGGAGCGGATGCGGCCTTTACTTACAGGCCGGCAAAGAACCCTGCCTGGTCATGTGTTGCCGCGCGGGAAGGTTATTTCAGCGTGTGGCCGGATTCAGCCTCCGGATTCAACCCCCTGGAGCCATACGTATGTGTGGGGGGTAGCTCCATCTACCTCCGCCCGGATCGACCCCAGTACGATCCTGTTCCAGGCTTCATAGCCCTTTGCGAGATGCTGCAGAAAAAGGTCGGCCAAGTCCTGCTTACCGCTCCCTGTACGACGGACGAAAAGATCTTTCGTCCCATATCCAGGGAGTTGCACCTCCCTCTTATAGGGCTCGCCACTCCCACACAACAGGCCGTCGACATTCTGGGCCACGCACGTGCCTACGTGAGTGGGAGATGGCATCCCAGCATCTTCGCCTTGACCGGGGGAACCCCCATTGTCACTCTCACGGCCAACACCTTCAAGACAGACGCACTCAACAGGCAGGCAGGCCTCGAGGGGCAGACCTTCGACGCCCTGAAACTGCATGAAGAGATAGAGCCGATCGTTGAGCTCACGCGAACCTATGTCACACAGGGGGAAGCTCTCCGAAGGAGGCTCCGTAACCGGGTAAGGAGCCTGTCGAAGCTCGCCTGGAGGAACGTCAGGTACCTGAGAGACAGCATGACGTGA
- a CDS encoding acylneuraminate cytidylyltransferase family protein — protein MTFHGRDSRKIVSIIPARGKSKGIPRKNLVLLRGRPLIYYAIKASLDSQVEQTWVSSEDDEILRIAEDLGARALKRPEELSTDTASSDAVLLHFAERVWFDVLVFLQATSPLTTGEDIDRGISMLDEYDSVIAVSRLTQFVWTDGRPNYDIQDRKRRQEWKSTFLETGGFFITTRDNLLRYRNRIGGRIGFCVVPKIRSFDIDSYEDLEIVERLMA, from the coding sequence GTGACTTTCCACGGGAGAGATTCTCGGAAGATAGTCTCCATCATTCCCGCACGGGGGAAGAGCAAGGGGATTCCGAGAAAGAACCTGGTTCTGCTGAGGGGGAGGCCTCTGATCTACTATGCCATCAAGGCCTCCCTCGATTCCCAGGTGGAGCAGACCTGGGTCAGTTCAGAAGACGACGAGATTCTCCGTATCGCAGAGGATCTGGGGGCAAGAGCGCTCAAGAGGCCGGAGGAACTGTCAACCGATACTGCCTCGAGTGACGCCGTCTTGCTCCACTTTGCAGAAAGGGTTTGGTTCGATGTGCTCGTGTTTCTACAGGCCACCTCCCCTTTGACGACCGGCGAAGACATTGACAGGGGGATTTCAATGCTGGATGAGTACGACTCGGTCATCGCGGTTTCCCGACTTACCCAGTTTGTATGGACCGACGGTCGACCCAATTACGACATACAGGACCGGAAGAGGAGGCAGGAGTGGAAGAGTACCTTCCTTGAGACGGGGGGCTTCTTCATAACCACGAGGGACAACCTCTTGAGATACAGAAACCGGATCGGGGGGAGGATAGGGTTCTGTGTGGTACCGAAGATACGGTCTTTTGATATCGATTCATACGAGGATCTGGAAATCGTGGAAAGACTGATGGCCTGA
- a CDS encoding SDR family oxidoreductase, with the protein MTYLESLFSLEGKKAVVTGAARGNGKAIAAALLGAGAEVVLVDILGRELERTTRFFRAEGLRAVMYRCDVGDRTQVQELVEFLRRGPGRVDVLVNNAGVTFSHPLFDYPDEFWERTYAVNLRAPFELSREIGKLMKRNRSGVIINITSLNAELAFPDNPAYVSFKGALRQLSKSLALDLGRYGIRVNSVGPGYFRTHMTRKSWGDPSLNRTIREKTALRRWGRPEDLAGITILLASDASSYITGQDIYVDGGWLAKGL; encoded by the coding sequence ATGACCTACCTGGAATCGCTGTTTTCCCTGGAAGGAAAGAAAGCCGTGGTCACGGGTGCCGCCAGGGGCAATGGGAAGGCGATTGCAGCGGCCCTTCTGGGGGCGGGTGCCGAGGTTGTCCTGGTCGACATTCTCGGGAGGGAACTGGAAAGGACGACCCGCTTCTTCCGGGCAGAGGGGCTTCGAGCCGTAATGTACCGATGCGACGTAGGGGACCGGACCCAGGTGCAGGAACTTGTCGAATTCCTGAGGAGAGGGCCCGGCCGGGTTGATGTTCTGGTCAACAACGCCGGGGTGACCTTCAGCCACCCCCTCTTCGATTACCCGGATGAGTTTTGGGAGAGGACGTATGCGGTCAATCTGAGAGCCCCCTTTGAACTTTCCAGGGAAATAGGCAAGTTGATGAAAAGGAACAGATCAGGTGTCATTATCAATATTACGAGTCTCAATGCGGAGCTCGCCTTCCCGGACAATCCAGCCTACGTCTCCTTCAAGGGGGCTCTGCGCCAGTTGTCAAAATCCCTTGCCCTCGATCTGGGCAGGTACGGGATCAGGGTCAACAGCGTAGGACCGGGATATTTCAGGACCCACATGACCAGGAAGAGCTGGGGTGATCCGTCCCTTAACAGGACGATCAGAGAAAAGACCGCCCTCCGTCGATGGGGGAGACCGGAAGATCTGGCGGGTATCACCATACTCCTGGCGTCGGACGCCTCTTCCTACATAACGGGCCAGGACATTTACGTCGACGGAGGTTGGCTTGCCAAAGGTCTGTAG
- a CDS encoding phosphotransferase, with protein MRVSTSRSGTSRGYRYVRIRGWYFSLQRNPTVLGALLYWRGKPFGFHRAGLGVRPSLQRIAFVTGKLLYHRFNPPRGEVLLDLPVHGHLCCEVHRGYKVFDLARGVVTKVFSPEVTPEVVRQEIERARIAGRFCFAPSLLRCQPEESWYEEEYVNGYHLDGSSWSGFLRALEEDLLPVLTAMIVGSEPRPVDLSGYCGQRMDLLRHEESRLHAEGLEPSEIAQVRGFIEEAAREVCAMGGRTVPLVFSHGDFSPKHVLITNRGHMVVDWETFGYRSVLFDLYNAFFQQIWLGREVPGISREMKRAILGLESTIATSAPSIARHLTPLSSSARLYRLLYYIERVSRILESREPSHETLDTILRWIEAFKRYEGIEPGEGSAMRGNGAEP; from the coding sequence GTGAGAGTATCGACGAGTAGATCCGGAACTTCGAGGGGCTACAGATACGTCAGGATACGGGGGTGGTATTTCTCTCTGCAGCGGAACCCCACAGTGCTCGGTGCCCTTCTCTACTGGAGAGGAAAGCCCTTTGGTTTTCACAGGGCAGGCCTGGGTGTCAGGCCGAGTTTGCAGAGAATTGCTTTTGTCACGGGAAAACTCCTCTATCACCGGTTTAACCCTCCACGCGGTGAGGTGCTGCTTGACCTGCCCGTCCACGGACATCTCTGCTGCGAAGTCCACAGGGGGTACAAGGTATTTGACCTCGCCAGGGGAGTTGTCACGAAGGTCTTCTCGCCGGAGGTCACCCCTGAGGTTGTCCGGCAAGAAATAGAGCGGGCAAGAATCGCTGGCAGGTTCTGTTTTGCCCCATCCCTTCTTCGGTGCCAGCCCGAGGAAAGCTGGTACGAAGAGGAGTACGTGAACGGTTATCATCTTGATGGTTCCAGCTGGAGTGGTTTTCTAAGGGCACTGGAAGAAGATCTCCTCCCCGTTCTGACGGCCATGATAGTTGGCTCTGAGCCACGTCCTGTCGATCTGTCAGGCTATTGCGGCCAAAGGATGGATCTTCTCCGTCATGAGGAGAGCAGACTGCACGCAGAAGGGCTCGAACCTTCCGAGATCGCCCAAGTCAGAGGCTTTATCGAGGAAGCGGCCAGGGAGGTTTGCGCCATGGGAGGCAGGACAGTCCCTCTGGTCTTCTCTCATGGTGATTTTTCTCCAAAACACGTACTCATCACGAACCGCGGCCACATGGTTGTGGACTGGGAGACTTTCGGGTACAGGAGCGTGCTTTTCGATCTCTATAACGCGTTTTTCCAACAGATCTGGCTTGGACGTGAGGTTCCGGGCATATCCCGTGAAATGAAGAGAGCCATACTCGGTTTGGAATCCACAATTGCCACAAGCGCTCCGTCTATTGCACGGCATCTCACCCCCCTTTCTTCCTCGGCCCGGCTCTATCGGTTGCTCTACTACATCGAAAGGGTGAGCAGAATCCTGGAGTCTCGCGAGCCCTCCCATGAGACATTGGACACCATTTTGAGATGGATCGAGGCTTTCAAACGATACGAAGGGATCGAACCGGGCGAGGGGTCGGCTATGAGAGGCAACGGGGCTGAGCCGTGA